From Streptomyces sp. NBC_01551:
CCAGAACCCGAACGCCAGCGCGCACACCAGCAGAGCGGTCCGCAGCAACGTCACGGCTGCGCGGATACTGCCAAATAGGGCAGAGGTCTGCACTGACAGATGTGGGGTCGGAACCGTGCGATAGCCAAGTGACGATCTTTCCGCCGGACCCGAACCTCGAGGCCCTCCGCCTGGAGCTGTCTCGTCTTCGGGCAGCGCGGGGATTGACCTACGACCAACTGGCCGAGCGCAGTGGTCTGGCACGCCGCACGCTGATTGAGATCGAGCAGGGGCGGACCGTCGGCAGCCTGGCGACATGGCATGCCATCGCGCACGCGCTCGGCACGCCTCTCGGCGACATCCTCGGCTTGATGTGCCAGGGGCACGAGCCCCCTGCCACTCCAGCCTCGCCTTAGGTCGCCGGTACTCCACTTTCGCTTCAACCCGCACGAGTGAATGAAACCGCGCATGTTTTCGCATGTCGTATTGCAGTGCAACCCGGTTCGGCCGTGCGGGGGTGTACGCCACGCACAACCCCGTCGCCTCATGCTCGCGCTGCCAGGGTCGCGGCATGCGCACAAACACCTCCCCACCGTCCCGGCCGCCAACCCAGTCGGCCTGGCATCTCTCTTCCACCGACGTTCGGTCTGTCGACTGCCCCACCTGTGACGCGTCGAAGGGCCAGCCTTGTCTGAGCCTGCGCAACCGCCCCTTGAACGTTCTCCATCGTGGACGCTCGTCGCGCTACTTGAATCGCCGCTTCGGTCTGCGCTCGACAACACCCCGGAAAGGTGGGACGCAGGCAACCGCTCGTCCGCAGACCGGCCCGGCGCTGCGAGCCGTCCCGGTGGCGCACAACGAACCCTGGCGGCTTCCTCTGAACGAACTCGCGGCGACCGACTGTCCGCCTCCATCGACGCATTGACGTACGCCCAGCACGACCTGCAGATCCGTCGCGAAGAACGGTGCCTCGTCGTCGGCCGTTGGGACGAAGAAGCCCAACACCTCGACTGGCAGTACTCGGCCGTTGCGCAACGCGCCCAAGAAGCCCGAAAGGAGTTTCAGCGACGCCGTACGGAGGACCTCACCATCGCCGGGGTCCTACCCGGACTGCCGGCCACGGATGATCCGCGAGAGCAGGCACTCCTGTGGCTCGCCCAGCACCTCGAACCGCAATTCCGCGGACTGTTCACCGAGTATTCGACGGCCGCGGGGCTGCCCCCGGAAGCCTCAATGGCCGTCCGCACCAGACACGGCGCGATCGAGCGCGCCACGGCACGCGGCCTGATTCACGCTCCCCTCCATGGGGAGGCTCTGCGCGTCCACAGCATGAGCGAGGAGGAGTTCCGTCTCCGGGTGCTGCATGATGCCAGTACGCAGGCCGATCGCGATGACGCCCTCTGCCATCCGCTCATCCTGCACCGCTGGCGCCAGCATCTGAAGCAGCTCCAGACCGAGGTCGCGCCGGGCGCGCTCAGCCCCTCCGCTCAAAGCCTCGTGGCCCTGGCCTGGGAGGAATTGCGCCCGCAGTCGCTCCACGAGGTGAGGGAACTGATGGGCCGACGACGCCTCCTCGGGAACCTGCTCCAGCGATACGGCGAGAACGGGCGCCTGCGGCACGCCGTACACGATGCCATCAGCATTGCCGAGCACACTCATCCCGAAAAGCCCCTCCTCATGGCAGCGGCGCGCGAAGCCCGCGAGGAGCTCGGCCGTGGGCACCCCGATGGTTGCAAGCTCATCCGCAACCTTCTCGAACCACATCTGACGCGGTATGGACGGCTGCGGCTAGGGAGCGCTCAAGACAGACAGCAGGTGCGCGGCGAAGTCATGCTGGCCCTCCTTGAATTGGACAGGGCCGTAGCGCCACCGAGCCAGCTCCGACACTGACCCTCCCATCTTCGGCGCCCGGCTCCTCAGTCGGGAGACTTGGTCAGAGGGCTGGATCGTGGCCCGTGGCGCGTTGCCAGTCGCGATAGGCGGCAACGGCTGTGGGGAGTGTGGGGAAGATGCGCTCCTGGCCGACTGCGGCTGTCAGGCCGTAGGCGTCGAGGGGGTGGCGCAGGTCCTGCTTGACGCGGGCGAGGGCGAAGACGATGTCCCGTTGGGTGAGTTCGGAGCGCAGGGCCTCGACGGCGTCGAGGGCGGTGATGTCGACCTCGACGTTGGCCTCGGTGTTCAGGACGAACCAGTGCACAGGTTCGTCCTGGATCGCCACCGAGGCCAGCGCCCGGCGGCGGAAGTCTTCGGCGTTGGCGAAGAACAACGGCGAGTCGTAACGGTAGATGAGGAGGCCGGGAATGGTGCGGGCGCTCGGATAGTCGTCGATGTCGTGCATGCCGGCCAGGCCCGGAACGATTCCCTCGACGGCGTCGTGGGGTCGGGCGACCCTCGTGAGGAGTTCGGCAACGGAAAACGCCACGGCGAGGAGCACGCCGTACAGGATGCCGAGGGCGAGGACACCAAGGCCACAGCCGAGGGCGAGCAGGAACTCGCGGCGTCGGAAGGCTGCCAGCCTGCGGAACTCGCCCACCTCGATCAGGCGTACGGCGGCGTAGACGACGATGGCGCCGAGGGCGGCGGAGGGGGTGTGGGTGAGCAGTGGGCCGAGGAAGAGCAGGACGGCGGCCACGCAGGCGGCGCCGACGAGGGAGTACGCCTGGGTGCGGGCGCCGGCGGAGTCCGCGAGGGCGGTGCGGCTGGCGCTGCTGCTGACCGGGAAGCCGTGCAGGACTCCGGCGCCGAGGTTCGCCGTGCCGAGGGCGAGCAGTTCGCCGTTGGCATCCAGCGAATGCGGGTCGTCGTGCCGGGCGAAGGCGCGCGCGGTCAGGACGACGTCGGTGTAGCCGACCAGCAGAACCCCGAGGGCCGGCAGCACCAGGTCGGCGAGGTCAGCGAGTCGGGGCAGGGCGAAGCCCGGCAAGCCGGTCGGGACCGTGCCGATGACATCGATCCCCTGCTCCTCGCCCAGTGCGAAGACCGTCACCACCGCTGTGGCGAGAACGAGGACAACGAGGGGGCCGGGCAGAGCCCGCCACAGCAGAGGCAGGGTGAACAGCAGGAGCAGGCAGCCCGCGGCCATTGCGGTCGTGGGCAAGTGCAGGTCGCCGATGTGGCGGAGGAATGAGAAAAGCTGGGGGAAGAACCCCGATCCGCTGCCGCTGGTCCCGGTGAGGCGGGGTAGCTGATCCACGATCATGATGAACGCGACACCGGCCAGGTAGCCGACGAGTACGGGCCTGGAGAGAAGGTCGGCAAGGAAGCCGAGCCGGACGGCCCACGCGACCAGGCAGAGCAAGCCGACGGCGAGGGCCAGGGCTGCCGCGAGCGCTGCGTAGCGGACGGGGTCGCCAGCGGCCAGCGGTCCGACGGCCACGGCGGTCATGAGGGCGGTGGTCGACTCCGGTCCGACGGACAGCAGGCGCGAGGTGCCGCTCACGGCATACAGGACCATGGCCGGCAGGACGGCCCACAGGCCGGCGACCGGGGGAAGACCTGCCACGCCCGCGTAGGCCATGACCTGGGGGACCAGGTAGGCGGCGACCGTGATCCCGGCCAGGACGTCGCCGCGTAGCCAGTTCCTCCGGTAGCCACGGAAGGCGGGCGGGATCGCAGTGCTCCGTCCGTGCTTCGGCATGGCACCTCCGGGACTCCATGCGGGCCTTTGCCTCACCATGGTGCCGGGCGGAGGGCTACAAGCAGGTGAAGCGCGCGAGTGGGCCGACCCCTACGGGCTGCTCTCACGCAGTCGGAAGCCGGTGATCACGTCGGGCCTGATCCGGATGGTGCCCGATGCGGTGCCCTCGACCCACGGGTGCAGGAGGTGCGCGTAGCGCTCGATCTCGCTGGGGGCGGTGACGGCGGTGGCGTAGCCGGTGGCGACCACGCTCCACCCCAGGTGAGCGCCTTGATCGATGACGTCGGCTTCGTACGCGACGACTACGCCCGCATCTGCCTGAGCCGCGAGCAAGGCTCCCAGCGTTGAGCCGTCCTGGACCCGAACGATGATGTCGCCTGCGTCGAGAAGGTGGTTGACTGGGCGCACCGCGGGCAGCGCGTGACGGGTGAACACGATCCGGCCCAGCTGAACGGTGCCCAGCAGCTGCAGCGCCTCGTCAGCACTGAGCTCTTCCATCTGCCGTCCCGGCATGCTGACGGCAGGCAAGCTGGGGGACGTAGTAGCCGGGTCGCTCTTCATCGTGGGCATCCTCGGTCAAGCGGGCGGGACACCGGTGCCCTTGCCCGCTGTCGGCTTCTCAAAGGGGCGTGGGCCCAGGGGCGTGGCTTCGCAGCACCGCGAGCCGCCGGCTGTACTCCTCGTCGTCGATCTCGCCTCTGGCGAATCGTTCCGCGAGAAGCCTCTCGGCCCCCCTGTCGGAGGCTCGGTAAGGCGCGGGTGCTGTGCGCCCGTCCGCACCATCTCGCTTGAGGGCGCGGACCACGAGGACGGTCGCCGCGACGATCAGGGTCCAGACGATCAGCGTGGTGAGGGACATGGCGAACCAGCCCCAAGCCCCCATGCCATGGCCGTTCCAGTACATCGCGCACCTACCAGGTGGACGGGGTCGAAAGCCGCGAGCCGGCCATCTCCTGCCAGCATCTCCGGCCGCACGAGCCCCGGCATGGGCCGGTCGGCCCACAGACGGGACCACAGGGCCCATGCCCGGGACCGGCGGAAACACAAAGACTGAAGACGGACTCGAACAGGAGGCCGTTCATGAGCACCCCTTCACCCACCCGTATCTCCGAGGCGCTGCCCGCCGACTGCCGTGCCCGCCTGATGGAGCTGGCACGAGAGGTCAACTTCGACGAGGGGGCCCATCTCTTTCGCGAGGGTGGCCACGCCGATCGGTTCTGGATCGTCCGGTCCGGCACCGTGACCTTGGACGTCCACGTGCCCGGGCGGCGCGCCGCCGTCATCGAGAGCCTCGGCGCCGGCCGGCTGGTCGGCTGCTCGTGGCTCTTCAAGCCCTACTCGTGGAGCCTGGGCGCTGAGGCGATGACGCCCGTCCGTGCGTACGAGTTCGACGCGGAGCGCGTACAGACGCTGATGGACGCCGACGCCGCCTTCGGCTCCGCCCTGGGCCACTGGGTCGGGCAGGTCCTCGCCAACCGGCTGCAGGCCGCCCGCGTGCGCCTTCTCGACCTGTACGCGCCCTACGGCAGCGGCAGCTTCCTCTGATCGTCCGTACGCCGAAGGAGCCGGTCATGCCCGCATCCCGCTACACCGTCAGTGACGTCATGACGCACACCGCCGTCGCCATCGGCCGGGAGGCGTCCTACAAGGAGATCGTCGAGCTGATGCACGAGTGGAAGGTCAGCGCGGTCCCCGTCCTGGAAGGCGAAGGCCGGGTGGTCGGCGTGGTCTCCGAGGCGGACCTGCTGCCGAAGGAGGTGTTCCGGCGTAGGGACCCCGCGCTGCCCGAGCAGCTGGAGGAAGCGTCGAAGGCCGGAGCAGTTCTGGCCGAGGAGCTCATGTCGACTCCGGCGATCACCGTGCACCCCGACGCGCCCGTCGCCGAAGCTGCAAGGATCATGGCGCGCAAGCACGTCAAGCGCCTGCCCGTGGTGAACTCGCTCGGGATGCTGGAGGGTGTGGTCAGCCGCAGCGACCTCCTGAAGGTGTTCCTGAGGCCTGACGAGGAACTCGAGGAGGAGATCCGCCAGACCGTGCTCACCGAACTGGCACCCGGTGTGACCTTGGAATTCGTCGTACAAGACGGCGTCGTCACTCTTGGCGGCCCGCTGCGGGATCGGGCCTTGGTCCCCCTGCTCGCACGGGCGATCCGCGCGGTCGAGGGCGTCGTGGACGTCCGGATGGAGCTGGAAAGCACCATTACTGCCTAGCGAGCCTGCTCGTTGGCCACGGGTGCATTGTGCGTCTTCCTGAGACAATTCGTAGGGAAACGCACAGCACGGACCGAGCCAGGGGCGATCATGTCCGAGGATCCGAACCCGTCCGCCGGAGCGCCTATCAAGGTGTTCCTCCTCGATGACCACGAGGTGGTCCGGCGCGGGCTGCGGGACCTCCTGGACGCAGAGCCGGACATCACGGTCGTAGGCGAAGCCGGAACGGCCGAGCAGGCGCTCGCCCGCGGGCCGGCGCTCCGTCCGGACGTCGCCGTACTCGACGTCCGGCTACCCGACAGTGACGGCATCACCGTCTGCCGCGAGCTGCGCTCGCGCATGCCGGGCCTGGCCTGCTTGATGCTGACCTCGTTCGACGACGAGGACGCCCTCTTGGACGCGATCATGGCAGGGGCTTCCGGCTACGTCCTGAAGCAGATCAAGGGCTCCGATCTGGTCTCGGCCGTACGCACGGTCGCCACCGGACAGTCCATGCTGGACCCTGCGACCACCGCCCGCCTCATGCACTCCCTGCGCGACCCGGAAACGGCGAAGGCGCCGGAGGACGCCCGCCTGGCGGCTCTGTCCGAACGGGAGCGGGCCGTCCTGGAGCTCATCGGCGAGGGCCTCACCAATCGGCAGATCGCCAAGCAGCTGTACCTATCCGAGAAGACGGTCAAGAACCACATCTCACGGCTCTTGGGCAAGCTCGGAGTGGAGCGGCGGGTCCAGGCGGCCGTGATCGCCGCCCAAGTGCACGAGCACGATGCCGGGACGGCGAAGTAGGCAGGAGCACCGGCGACGGTCAGCGCGGTGGCGGGACCAGAGGTACCTGCCACTCCAGGCGAGTGCCCCGCTCCCCATCGCGCCGCGCCGCGGCCTCCATCTGGCCGCTGAGCCGTTCGGCACGCTCTGCCAGGTTCCGCAGTCCGCTGCGCCGACCGCCTGCGGGCAGGCCGACGCCGTTGTCGGTCACGGTGACCGTCAGGTTCCCGTCGGCCGCAACGATCGAGACCTCCGCCCGCGTGGCCTCGGCATGGCGGGCGACGTTGCTGAGAGCTTCCCCCACCACAGCGAGGGCCTCGTCCGCGACGGCCGACGGTACGTCCGTGTCGATCAGCCCCTCCACCCGCAGGGCCGGGGCGAAGCCGAGGGCTGCCGAGGCCTCATCCAGGGCTTGGGCCAGGCGGGAGCGCATCTTGGACGCCTCACCGGGGGCTTCGTGTTCGCGGAGTCCGAAGATGGTCGATCGGATGATCTTGATGGTCGCGTCGAGGTCGTCCACGGCACGTGCGAGGCGTTCGGACGCCTGGGGGTGGTCGACGAAGCGCTGGGCGCTCTGGAGGGTCATGCCGGTGGCAAAGAGACGCTGGATGGCCAGGTCGTGCAGGTCGCGGGCGATGCGGTCGTGGTCCTCCAGCAGGCTCTTCTGCTCGGTGTCGCGGCGCCGGTCGGCAAGCTCCAGTGCGAGGGCGGCCTGGCCCGCGAACCCCGGAAGCGCGGCGACCTCCGTGGTGGCGAATACGGGGCGACCGTGCCGCCGGGCGAGCATCAGGACGCCACTGAGCTTTTCCTTGGTGCCGACAGTGACGGCCACGGCCGGGCCGAAGCCCGCCCACCGCTCGGGTTGCACGGTGACGCGCTCATCGATCGCCACGTCGGGGACGGTGATGAGGCCGTTGCGTGCCAGGGCGGCCTCGGCGAGAGTGCCCTGAGTGCTGGGCAGGACGATCCCGCGGTGCGCCTCGGCTCCCTCCCCGAGGGCAAGCGAGCCTCGCAGTTCACCGGCGGGGCCGAGCAGGTAGAAGACGCCCATATCGGCGCTGGCGATGTCCTTGGCCCGCTCCAGCATGCCTTCGAGGACCTCCTCCTCGGGCGCTCCGGAGAGCAGGGCGCTGGTGATGTCGGAGCTGGCTTCCAGCCAGCGCTCCCGCAGCCGGACCTCCTCGAAGAGCCGGGCATTTTCGATGGCGATGCCGGCCGCGACAGCGAGGGTAGACAGGACCGCCTCGTCCTCGGCCTCGAACTCGGCTCCTCCGCGCTTCTCGGTCAGATAGAGGTTACCGAAGACCTCCTCGCGAATGCGGATCGGGACACCGAGGAAGGAGTGCATCGGCGGGTGGTGGTCCGGGAACCCGTAGGAGGCCGGATGCTCGGACAGCTCCGACAGTCGCAGCGGCTCGGGGTGGCGGATCAGCTCACCGAGGATGCCGTGGCCGGAGGGCAGGTCTCCGATCTGTGCGCAGAGGTCGTCGCTGATGCCGACGGGAAGGAACTCGGCCAGCTTTTTGTCGTTCCCGATGACGCCGAGAGCCCCATATTCGGCGTCCACGAGCACCACGGCAGCCTCGACGATCCCGCGCAGCACCTGCGGCAGGTCAAGCTCCCGGCCCACGGACATGACGGCCTCGAGCAGACCGTTCAGCCGGTCCCGCGTGCCTCTGACCTCGTCGATCCGTACCTGCAGCTCATCCAGCAGTTCGTCGAGCCGCAGTCGAGGAACACCGCTCCGGGTGGGCTGTTCCCCTGTGCTCATGCCCACCTCCGGCCGGAAGTGATGGCGAGACGGCCATCGCTTCCACGGTATCTCCGGCCGGATGGCCCGGCCTTCCCCCTCAGGGGGAGGTCATTGCCCCATTCGGGCTCTCCTCGTGCCCGGGCGTACCGGTTTCATCGTGCAGGTGCCGGACGTGGGCGTCCGGGCCGGGGAAGAACACGGTGGTACGGCCTGTGTCCGACCAGCGCACGTCGTACGGCGGGGTGCCGTCGTCGTGGTGCAGGGCGATGACTTCGCCGTCGCGGCCCGGCGTGCCGACGGTGGGGCCTCCCACGACGATCTGGTCGCCCACCTCGGCGTGGATCCCGTGCCCGTGGGCAAGCGGATTCGCGTTCATGTTCATGCCTTTCTGTGGAATGCGCCTCTTAGGAGCCGGGCGGCGACGAATGCCGCGAGGGCTGCCGCGGTGGCGAGCCCGGTGCCGGCCCAGCCCACCGGCTGGGTGTCCAGCAGCGACTGCAGGGCGGGAACGTTCAGGGCTGCCATCGCGAGCAGGGCGGAGGTCGCCACGGAGGCGGGGAGGAAGAGGTTCTGGGTGGTGAGCAGCCGGGCTCGCAGGCCGAGGGCCACTCCGAGCTGGGCTCCGAGCAGGGACAGGAAGAGCACGCTCTGCCAGGGCAGGCCCATGCCGCGCGCGCCGATGCCGGCAATCAGGCTGAACGCTGTCACGGCTGCGGCGAGGACGAGGAGGCGCTGCCACACGCCTGCGGCCAGGATGTGCTGTCCGGGCGGCCTGGGCGGGCGCCGCATGGCCTCCGGCGCGGCCGGTTCGGCGCCCATGGCCACGCCAGTCAGGCCGTGGGTGAGGAGGTTGATCCACAGGATCTGCCCCGCCCGAAGAGGGAGGGCGAGGCCGAGCAGGGGACCGGCCAGCATCACGAGGATCTCGGCGGCTCCGCCGGCCATGGCGTAGACGAGGAAGCGCCGGATGTTGTCGTAGACGCGGCGGCCTTCCTCGACGGCCTTGACCACGGTGGAGAGCTCGTCGTCCGTGAGGACGAGGTCGGCGGCCTGGCGGGCCACCTCGGTGCCGCGGGCGCCCATGGCGACGCCGATGTCCGCTTGGCGGAGTGCGGGGCCGTCGTTGACGCCGTCCCCGGTCATGGCGGTCACGGCGCCGCGGGCCCGCCAGGCGTGGACGATGTCCAACTTCTGCTGTGGATCGGTCCGGGCGAAGACGCGGACCGCGGTGAGGTCGATGTCCGGTTCCGCGGCCAGCTCGGGTCCGGTGACGACCGCATCGGCGGGACCGTCCTCGACGAGTCCGATGCGTACGGCGATGGCGTGGGCCGTCGCGGGGTGGTCGCCGGTGATCATGACCGGGGTGATGCCGGCGGCGCGGCAGCCTGCCAAGGTGGCCGCGGCCGCCGCTTTCGGTGGATCGCTGATGGCGATCAGGCCGAGAAGGCTTAGCCCGTGCTCCGCCTCGGCGGCGGGCGGGCTCCACTGGAGCCGTTCGGCGCCTGCCACGGCCAGGACCCTGAATCCGTGCGCGGCCAGCTCGGCGGCCTGCCGGCGAGCCCGGTCCAGGACCTCGGGCGGCTCGGCGAGCACCGTGGGGGCCAGGACGGCCTCGGGCGCCCCCTTGAGGCAGATCAGGACGTTGCCGTCGGGCAGGTGGTGGACGGTGGTCATCCGTTTGCGCAGGCTGTCGAACGGTGCCTCTCCGATCCGGGGGCAGTCCCGGTGCAGTTCGGAGGGGTCCGGGCAGTCGGCCTTGGCAGCTGCTGCCAGCAGTGCGGCCTCCATGGGATCGCCCACGGCCGTCCACACGCCGGGACCGCTCTGCGGTGGTTTCAGGCTCGCGTCGTTGCACAGCGCCGCCGTGGTGAGCAGCTCCTGCAGCGGGCGGAGCTGCTCGGGGGTCAGGGACCGTCCGGAACGGGACAGGGCTCCGTGGGGCTCGTATCCGCTCCCGGACACGTCTGCGGATCCCGACGGCGTCCACACGTGCTGGACGACCATGCGCCCCTCGGTGAGGGTGCCGGTCTTGTCCGTGGCCAGCACGCTCACCGAACCCAGCGTCTCGACCGCGGGAAGGCGTCGGATGAGGGCGCCGCGTGCCGCCATGCGGCGGGCTCCGAGGGCGAGGGCGAGGGTGACCACGGCGGGCAGGGATTCGGGCACCGCGGCGACCGCCAGACTGATGGCGGTGACGGCCATCGTGCTCACGCCGAGGCCCCGTACGAGCCCCAGGGCGAAGAAGAGCACGCACAGGGCGAGCGTGGCTGCGGCCAGAACGCGGCCGAGGGAGGCGAGGCGGCGCTGGAGCGGGGTCGGCCCGTGTCCCCCGTCGAGGAGGGCCGCGATCCGGCCGAGGGCACTGGCGGATCCCGTGGCCGTGGCGGTCGCGACGCCCCGACCGCGCACCACGACGGTGCCGGCACCGACCGTGTCACCCGCAGTCTTGGTGACGGGTTCCGATTCGCCGGTGAGCATCGACTCGTCCATCAGGAGAGCCGACGCCTCGGCGAGATCGGCGTCCGCGGCGACGATGTCCCCCTCGCCCAGCAACAGGCTGTCACCCGGTACCACGAGCGCCGCCGACACCTCGTACGCTTCGCCGTCGCGACGTACCCGGGCATGCGGCGCCGAGAGAGCGGAGAGCGCGGCGACCGCGCGGTCCGCCCGGACCTCCTGGGCTACTCCCACCGTCGTGTTGAAGACGACCACCAGTCCGATGACGACGGCGTCCGGGTGGTCGCCGATCGCGATGGTCAGGAGTGCGGCACCGAGCAGCACCATGATCAGTGGATCACGCAGCTGTGCCAGCACCCGGCGGTGGAGGGGGGTGGGCGGCGGAGGTTCCACCTCGTTGCGGCCGTACCGGGCCAGTCGGCGTTCGGCCTCGGCCTGCGTCAGCCCCGCCGGGGCTGAGGAGCCGGCGGACGGCATTTCGATCGCGCGGCTGGTCATGGCGGGCTCATCCAGTGGGGACGGTGATCACCGGGCAGTGGGCACGGTGCAGGAGGCCGTGGACGACGGATCCGATCCGCATGCCGGTGTAGCCGCCGCGGCCGCGGCGGCCCACGACGACGGCCAGGGCGTGCTCGGCGGCCCGGGCCAGTTCCTCGACGGGGTGGCCGGTGAGGACCTCGTGCGTCACATGCACGTCCGGGTACTTCTCGGACAGGCCGGCGGTGGCCTCGGAGAGCAGGGTGCGCTGGGCGTGCAGCGCCACCTCCTCATCGTCCAGCATGATGAGCGGCGGCTGCCACACGCATACGACCCGCAGCGCCGCCCCCCGAAGGTCGGCCTCGTCGAAGGCGAAGCCCAGCGCGGCCGTGGCGGATGCACTGCCGTCGATCCCGGCGACGACATAGGGCGGCTGCTGGCTGATGTGCTCGGCGTCGCCCACGACGACGACCGGGCAACGGGCCTGGGCGGTGACGGGGACCACGAGCGAGCCGGCGCTGAAGAACTCGGCGGTTCGGCTCAGGTGCCGGGAGCCGAAGACGATCATGTGGGCTTCTCGCGCCGCGCCGCCCAGCACGGGGGCGGGGAAGCCGCTCAGCAGGTCACCGGTGACAGCCACCTCGGGGTGGCGGTCACGTACCCAGTTGCACGCTTGTTCGAGCCGGTCGGATCCGGCCTG
This genomic window contains:
- a CDS encoding helix-turn-helix transcriptional regulator; this encodes MTIFPPDPNLEALRLELSRLRAARGLTYDQLAERSGLARRTLIEIEQGRTVGSLATWHAIAHALGTPLGDILGLMCQGHEPPATPASP
- a CDS encoding SulP family inorganic anion transporter, with protein sequence MPKHGRSTAIPPAFRGYRRNWLRGDVLAGITVAAYLVPQVMAYAGVAGLPPVAGLWAVLPAMVLYAVSGTSRLLSVGPESTTALMTAVAVGPLAAGDPVRYAALAAALALAVGLLCLVAWAVRLGFLADLLSRPVLVGYLAGVAFIMIVDQLPRLTGTSGSGSGFFPQLFSFLRHIGDLHLPTTAMAAGCLLLLFTLPLLWRALPGPLVVLVLATAVVTVFALGEEQGIDVIGTVPTGLPGFALPRLADLADLVLPALGVLLVGYTDVVLTARAFARHDDPHSLDANGELLALGTANLGAGVLHGFPVSSSASRTALADSAGARTQAYSLVGAACVAAVLLFLGPLLTHTPSAALGAIVVYAAVRLIEVGEFRRLAAFRRREFLLALGCGLGVLALGILYGVLLAVAFSVAELLTRVARPHDAVEGIVPGLAGMHDIDDYPSARTIPGLLIYRYDSPLFFANAEDFRRRALASVAIQDEPVHWFVLNTEANVEVDITALDAVEALRSELTQRDIVFALARVKQDLRHPLDAYGLTAAVGQERIFPTLPTAVAAYRDWQRATGHDPAL
- a CDS encoding pyridoxamine 5'-phosphate oxidase family protein; its protein translation is MKSDPATTSPSLPAVSMPGRQMEELSADEALQLLGTVQLGRIVFTRHALPAVRPVNHLLDAGDIIVRVQDGSTLGALLAAQADAGVVVAYEADVIDQGAHLGWSVVATGYATAVTAPSEIERYAHLLHPWVEGTASGTIRIRPDVITGFRLRESSP
- a CDS encoding SHOCT domain-containing protein; translated protein: MYWNGHGMGAWGWFAMSLTTLIVWTLIVAATVLVVRALKRDGADGRTAPAPYRASDRGAERLLAERFARGEIDDEEYSRRLAVLRSHAPGPTPL
- a CDS encoding Crp/Fnr family transcriptional regulator — encoded protein: MSTPSPTRISEALPADCRARLMELAREVNFDEGAHLFREGGHADRFWIVRSGTVTLDVHVPGRRAAVIESLGAGRLVGCSWLFKPYSWSLGAEAMTPVRAYEFDAERVQTLMDADAAFGSALGHWVGQVLANRLQAARVRLLDLYAPYGSGSFL
- a CDS encoding CBS domain-containing protein is translated as MPASRYTVSDVMTHTAVAIGREASYKEIVELMHEWKVSAVPVLEGEGRVVGVVSEADLLPKEVFRRRDPALPEQLEEASKAGAVLAEELMSTPAITVHPDAPVAEAARIMARKHVKRLPVVNSLGMLEGVVSRSDLLKVFLRPDEELEEEIRQTVLTELAPGVTLEFVVQDGVVTLGGPLRDRALVPLLARAIRAVEGVVDVRMELESTITA
- a CDS encoding response regulator transcription factor, whose amino-acid sequence is MSEDPNPSAGAPIKVFLLDDHEVVRRGLRDLLDAEPDITVVGEAGTAEQALARGPALRPDVAVLDVRLPDSDGITVCRELRSRMPGLACLMLTSFDDEDALLDAIMAGASGYVLKQIKGSDLVSAVRTVATGQSMLDPATTARLMHSLRDPETAKAPEDARLAALSERERAVLELIGEGLTNRQIAKQLYLSEKTVKNHISRLLGKLGVERRVQAAVIAAQVHEHDAGTAK
- a CDS encoding GAF domain-containing sensor histidine kinase, producing the protein MSTGEQPTRSGVPRLRLDELLDELQVRIDEVRGTRDRLNGLLEAVMSVGRELDLPQVLRGIVEAAVVLVDAEYGALGVIGNDKKLAEFLPVGISDDLCAQIGDLPSGHGILGELIRHPEPLRLSELSEHPASYGFPDHHPPMHSFLGVPIRIREEVFGNLYLTEKRGGAEFEAEDEAVLSTLAVAAGIAIENARLFEEVRLRERWLEASSDITSALLSGAPEEEVLEGMLERAKDIASADMGVFYLLGPAGELRGSLALGEGAEAHRGIVLPSTQGTLAEAALARNGLITVPDVAIDERVTVQPERWAGFGPAVAVTVGTKEKLSGVLMLARRHGRPVFATTEVAALPGFAGQAALALELADRRRDTEQKSLLEDHDRIARDLHDLAIQRLFATGMTLQSAQRFVDHPQASERLARAVDDLDATIKIIRSTIFGLREHEAPGEASKMRSRLAQALDEASAALGFAPALRVEGLIDTDVPSAVADEALAVVGEALSNVARHAEATRAEVSIVAADGNLTVTVTDNGVGLPAGGRRSGLRNLAERAERLSGQMEAAARRDGERGTRLEWQVPLVPPPR
- a CDS encoding DUF1918 domain-containing protein, giving the protein MNANPLAHGHGIHAEVGDQIVVGGPTVGTPGRDGEVIALHHDDGTPPYDVRWSDTGRTTVFFPGPDAHVRHLHDETGTPGHEESPNGAMTSP
- a CDS encoding cation-transporting P-type ATPase; the protein is MTSRAIEMPSAGSSAPAGLTQAEAERRLARYGRNEVEPPPPTPLHRRVLAQLRDPLIMVLLGAALLTIAIGDHPDAVVIGLVVVFNTTVGVAQEVRADRAVAALSALSAPHARVRRDGEAYEVSAALVVPGDSLLLGEGDIVAADADLAEASALLMDESMLTGESEPVTKTAGDTVGAGTVVVRGRGVATATATGSASALGRIAALLDGGHGPTPLQRRLASLGRVLAAATLALCVLFFALGLVRGLGVSTMAVTAISLAVAAVPESLPAVVTLALALGARRMAARGALIRRLPAVETLGSVSVLATDKTGTLTEGRMVVQHVWTPSGSADVSGSGYEPHGALSRSGRSLTPEQLRPLQELLTTAALCNDASLKPPQSGPGVWTAVGDPMEAALLAAAAKADCPDPSELHRDCPRIGEAPFDSLRKRMTTVHHLPDGNVLICLKGAPEAVLAPTVLAEPPEVLDRARRQAAELAAHGFRVLAVAGAERLQWSPPAAEAEHGLSLLGLIAISDPPKAAAAATLAGCRAAGITPVMITGDHPATAHAIAVRIGLVEDGPADAVVTGPELAAEPDIDLTAVRVFARTDPQQKLDIVHAWRARGAVTAMTGDGVNDGPALRQADIGVAMGARGTEVARQAADLVLTDDELSTVVKAVEEGRRVYDNIRRFLVYAMAGGAAEILVMLAGPLLGLALPLRAGQILWINLLTHGLTGVAMGAEPAAPEAMRRPPRPPGQHILAAGVWQRLLVLAAAVTAFSLIAGIGARGMGLPWQSVLFLSLLGAQLGVALGLRARLLTTQNLFLPASVATSALLAMAALNVPALQSLLDTQPVGWAGTGLATAAALAAFVAARLLRGAFHRKA
- a CDS encoding universal stress protein — encoded protein: MTSHPSASRDIVVGIDPDRDWHLALAWAADEAQRRRLPLRLVLAVPPQHDTQHVDDTPRQTALRQAGSDRLEQACNWVRDRHPEVAVTGDLLSGFPAPVLGGAAREAHMIVFGSRHLSRTAEFFSAGSLVVPVTAQARCPVVVVGDAEHISQQPPYVVAGIDGSASATAALGFAFDEADLRGAALRVVCVWQPPLIMLDDEEVALHAQRTLLSEATAGLSEKYPDVHVTHEVLTGHPVEELARAAEHALAVVVGRRGRGGYTGMRIGSVVHGLLHRAHCPVITVPTG